A stretch of DNA from Fastidiosipila sp.:
AGTCCGGGCCACCGTCACGGACGTAAAAAAACATATGCGCACCCAAGGCCGGGGCAAAGGACACGGCGGCATAACCACGGCGGAGTATATCCCCACTGTCGCCTACACCATGGACGGCCGTGAATACAGCAAGCGGTTCACACCTGCCTATCGCGCTGATGTCTACAAAGCAGGTCAGGTGGTGGAGATCATGGTTAACCCCAATAGGCCATCGGAGATCAACAAAAAGGGAGCGAGCAACAAGACTGATGTCGTGAT
This window harbors:
- a CDS encoding DUF3592 domain-containing protein, translated to MITAIALWVVAFLFLQIALKNILMRAIKTRRCTAKVRATVTDVKKHMRTQGRGKGHGGITTAEYIPTVAYTMDGREYSKRFTPAYRADVYKAGQVVEIMVNPNRPSEINKKGASNKTDVVMLCIGVAIGIAGVVVMMFQ